Proteins encoded by one window of Dreissena polymorpha isolate Duluth1 chromosome 11, UMN_Dpol_1.0, whole genome shotgun sequence:
- the LOC127850051 gene encoding dual serine/threonine and tyrosine protein kinase-like isoform X6 has product MELDYAILDDKRVHSNNDLYSTTRDPGEDDDIPEALINHEHNETPVTVHGSVVSYTTSDLNTGLDDMASASGMNASANKPDRNQCPSGDGNMKPDIASNSQKVLCNSHTVSITTFDPKEDTIHTSGGQDDAQQRESEHDSSVADFVENLTIDGAFDWLDERYIDHDLDSLDEMRLLIKRMIIQERNKALTTQHNVQQSLDSEMNEILIRDRQMKDDLAELYTTILDFVGHLTKDLQTSLSELYGDYVSKMSKYKKDLLEAECPIVVAGETSAGKSSFLNLLLGTDVLPYSLLCATSTICRVHPIATDAERYYVVHKADGTEHRQTIRENDVEALEKLKQEVTHRDAGTEYKCVDIYWQLPLLGNNSHVTIVDTPGVGECKLLSEKLFEYLPKAAAFIYVLNSANSGGVQEDRLVTIFNRLKLEETKGGLFSFDPSCTMFVCNKWDIVEERERNQPGSEAQVWQDTVDKLKKHLPGFSWDRYMYKMSTTEASRYITSGIGYTERYAALMGGLQKLILSSLTGNANIHYRWIGNFLEQIRKYVAARVNRARATEVEKKRLFEEVNTRLATLREDAGHVKKRLREFAQVRCRNLASSLFAHLHDPDVQARIKLWTDLQAPVIEADDFDATKLKGERMIQARIMDEITKWEAGNKIVKTVQDELTHEFKLECKLLTEECTDIQNLIEGDIITPERRLSDFGKQVIEAKTSVFTTSEKVILIVAAPLWIPVVTAASLLFLPVGVGMLIKQTVQAKQQRTEYMKDKAKYMTIWTEQVIEDFFKESVIDKFISETYMSLFERKIKDLCEETIPAQIKADIQQVEQIQRDRRSSKTITREFKPIQLTLQDIIGQLKLYGLKFVTKDLIDVAQIRRIREIGKGSFSTVYSALYPATGNCREVALKILTLRSADLYSQLTELECLRKLKQHENIVEFIGVCYSDKMPAITEGGSLETMSQHRLMFMFEICDQSLEDFIFKTQHLQCGHYDSKDRPTEALDFYVMAGVGIARGLAHIHASNFAHRDLKLANVLMSKGVVKVCDFGFAKHETDLSGTYTGTRTHMSPEILSGKPYTKKTDMYSLAIVLWELWYGRHAYSEDTYDTFDVGTLLDAIKEGTRPNCRERYAIPSNLVQLIERCWDGNPDVRPTAEEVTTDLQIVFKTRHAT; this is encoded by the exons ATGGAGCTAGACTATGCAATTCTAGACGACAAAAGGGTCCATTCGAACAATGATTTATATAGTACGACAAGGGACCCAGGGGAAGACGATGATATCCCTGAAGCTCTAATAAATCATGAACACAATGAAACACCTGTAACTGTACACGGCAGTGTAGTTTCTTATACAACCAGCGACCTGAACACAGGTTTAGACGACATGGCGTCTGCAAGTGGTATGAACGCGTCCGCCAATAAACCAGACAGAAACCAATGTCCTTCCGGAGACGGCAATATGAAGCCAGACATTGCTTCCAATTCTCAAAAGGTTTTGTGCAATTCTCACACTGTCTCGATAACGACATTTGATCCCAAAGAAGACACTATCCATACAAGCGGTGGTCAAGATGACGCCCAACAACGTGAAAGTGAACACGACAGCAGTGTAGCCGATTTTGTAGAAAACCTGACTATCGACGGAGCGTTTGACTGGCTCGATGAACGTTACATCGACCATGATCTGGACTCTTTGGATGAAATGAGGCTTCTTATTAAGAGAATGATCATTCAAGAGAGAAATAAAGCACTTACTACACAACATAACGTACAACAATCG cttgattccGAAATGAATGAAATACTCATACGTGATCGCCAAATGAAGGATGATCTAGCTGAGTTGTACACCACTATACTCGACTTTGTGGGACATTTAACGAAAGATCTTCAGACGTCCCTATCGGAATTATATGGAGATTATGTTTCTAAAATGTCCAAATACAAAAAAGACCTATTGGAGGCCGAATGTCCAATTGTTGTTGCAG GAGAAACAAGCGCCGGCAAAAGCAGCTTCCTGAATTTGCTGTTGGGAACTGATGTGCTTCCGTACTCGTTGCTGTGCGCGACGTCAACCATTTGCCGCGTGCACCCTATCGCGACAGACGCCGAACGCTACTACGTGGTACACAAGGCAGACGGCACGGAACATAGGCAGACGATCCGCGAGAATGACGTGGAAGCGCTGGAGAAGTTGAAGCAGGAAGTGACGCACCGAGATGCTGGAACGGAATATAAATGTGTGGATATCTATTGGCAACTGCCGCTGCTCGGGAACAAC TCGCATGTGACAATCGTTGACACACCGGGCGTCGGTGAGTGCAAGCTGCTGTCCGAGAAACTGTTCGAGTACCTCCCTAAGGCGGCAGCCTTCATCTACGTCCTCAACAGCGCCAACTCCGGCGGGGTCCAGGAGGACAGG CTTGTGACGATCTTCAATCGCCTGAAGCTGGAGGAGACTAAGGGCGGCTTGTTCAGTTTCGACCCCAGTTGTACCATGTTTGTGTGCAACAAGTGGGATATCGTGGAGGAGCGGGAGCGGAACCAGCCCGGTTCCGAGGCGCAGGTCTGGCAGGACACGGTGGATAAACTGAAGAAGCACCTACCGGGCTTCTCCTGGGACAGATATATGTACAAAATGAGCACCACTGAG GCCAGCAGATACATCACTTCCGGTATCGGCTACACGGAACGGTATGCGGCGCTGATGGGAGGGCTGCAGAAGCTGATCTTGTCGAGCCTCACGGGCAACGCGAACATACACTACAG ATGGATAGGCAACTTTCTCGAGCAAATACGGAAGTACGTGGCTGCACGCGTTAATCGTGCTCGCGCAACGGAAGTGGAAAAGAAACGCCTGTTCGAAGAAGTGAACACTCGTCTGGCGACGCTGAGAGAAGACGCGGGCCAC GTGAAGAAGAGATTACGAGAGTTTGCTCAGGTCAGATGTCGCAATCTTGCGAGTTCTCTCTTCGCGCATTTACACGACCCCGATGTACAAGCTCGGATTAAACTATGGACAGATTTACAGGCGCCGGTTATCGAAGCGGACGATTTTGACGCGACGAAACTTAAAGGAGAGCGTATGATACAAGCCCGAATAATGGATGAAATCACGAAGTGGGAAGCTGGTAACAAAATAGTGAAGACAGTTCAGGACGAGCTTACACACGAATTTAAGCTTGAATGCAAGTTATTGACGGAAGAGTGTACTGATATTCAGAACCTCATAGAAGGCGATATAATAACTCCAGAGAGAAGATTGTCAG ATTTTGGGAAACAGGTCATTGAAGCGAAAACATCTGTATTTACCACAAGTGAAAAGGTGATTTTGATTGTGGCTGCCCCCCTATGGATCCCCGTGGTTACAGCCGCCTCGTTGTTGTTCCTGCCAGTGGGGGTTGGGATGCTTATAAAACAGACCGTTCAGGCAAAACAGCAACGAACGGAATATATGAAAGATAAAGCGAAGTACATGACAATATGGACAGAACAAGTGATCGAAGATTTCTTTAAAGAGTCGGTCATCGACAAATTTATCTCAGAAACGTACATGTCCTTGTTTGAGAGGAAAATAAAGGACCTTTGCGAAGAAACTATTCCGGCACAGATAAAGGCAGACATTCAACAAGTGGAGCAAATACAGAGAGACCGGCGGTCCTCCAAGACAATTACCCGAGAGTTTAAGCCTATTCAACTCACGTTGCAGGACATAATTGGACAACTCAAACTATACGGATTAAAATTCGTCACGAAAGACTTGATCGATGTAGCGCAGATTCGGCGAATCCGTGAAATTGGCAAGGGCAGCTTTTCCACAGTGTACTCGGCGCTGTATCCGGCCACTGGAAATTGCAGAGAAGTGGCTCTGAAGATCCTAACGCTGCGCTCTGCAGACTTATACTCGCAGCTGACCGAATTGGAGTGCCTAAG GAAACTCAAACAACATGAAAACATCGTAGAGTTCATCGGTGTTTGCTACTCTGATAAAATGCCTGCGATCACTGAAGGGGGCAGTCTGGAAACCATGAGTCAACACAGACTCAtgttcatgtttgaaatatgtgACCAGTCATTAGAAGACTTCATCTTCAAAACGCAACATCTACAATGCGG GCACTACGACTCAAAAGATCGACCGACCGAAGCCCTAGATTTCTACGTGATGGCAGGGGTTGGCATAGCCAGGGGACTGGCTCACATTCACGCCAGCAACTTTGCTCACAGGGATCTTAAACTAGCCAATGTCCTG ATGAGCAAAGGGGTGGTCAAGGTGTGCGACTTCGGCTTTGCCAAACACGAGACGGACTTATCTGGCACATACACAGGTACCCGTACACACATGTCACCGGAAATACTCTCCGGCAAGCCGTATACGAAGAAGACAGACATGTACAGCCTCGCTATAGTTCTCTGGGAACTTTGGTATGGAAG ACACGCGTATTCGGAAGACACTTACGATACTTTTGACGTCGGGACCCTACTAGATGCCATAAAGGAAGGGACCCGCCCAAACTGCAGAGAAAGATACGCCATACCATCTAACCTTGTTCAGTTGATCGAGAGATGTTGGGATGGCAATCCAGACGTACGACCAACCGCAGAGGAAGTGACAACAGATTTACAGATTGTGTTTAAGACCAGACACGCTACATAA
- the LOC127850051 gene encoding dual serine/threonine and tyrosine protein kinase-like isoform X1, with translation MRAQYTPLDAMEAPHDADVCIKTEDKAASVERADNGTNDDAVDTVFVAGDSVASVTTMELDYAILDDKRVHSNNDLYSTTRDPGEDDDIPEALINHEHNETPVTVHGSVVSYTTSDLNTGLDDMASASGMNASANKPDRNQCPSGDGNMKPDIASNSQKVLCNSHTVSITTFDPKEDTIHTSGGQDDAQQRESEHDSSVADFVENLTIDGAFDWLDERYIDHDLDSLDEMRLLIKRMIIQERNKALTTQHNVQQSLDSEMNEILIRDRQMKDDLAELYTTILDFVGHLTKDLQTSLSELYGDYVSKMSKYKKDLLEAECPIVVAGETSAGKSSFLNLLLGTDVLPYSLLCATSTICRVHPIATDAERYYVVHKADGTEHRQTIRENDVEALEKLKQEVTHRDAGTEYKCVDIYWQLPLLGNNSHVTIVDTPGVGECKLLSEKLFEYLPKAAAFIYVLNSANSGGVQEDRLVTIFNRLKLEETKGGLFSFDPSCTMFVCNKWDIVEERERNQPGSEAQVWQDTVDKLKKHLPGFSWDRYMYKMSTTEASRYITSGIGYTERYAALMGGLQKLILSSLTGNANIHYRWIGNFLEQIRKYVAARVNRARATEVEKKRLFEEVNTRLATLREDAGHVKKRLREFAQVRCRNLASSLFAHLHDPDVQARIKLWTDLQAPVIEADDFDATKLKGERMIQARIMDEITKWEAGNKIVKTVQDELTHEFKLECKLLTEECTDIQNLIEGDIITPERRLSDFGKQVIEAKTSVFTTSEKVILIVAAPLWIPVVTAASLLFLPVGVGMLIKQTVQAKQQRTEYMKDKAKYMTIWTEQVIEDFFKESVIDKFISETYMSLFERKIKDLCEETIPAQIKADIQQVEQIQRDRRSSKTITREFKPIQLTLQDIIGQLKLYGLKFVTKDLIDVAQIRRIREIGKGSFSTVYSALYPATGNCREVALKILTLRSADLYSQLTELECLRKLKQHENIVEFIGVCYSDKMPAITEGGSLETMSQHRLMFMFEICDQSLEDFIFKTQHLQCGHYDSKDRPTEALDFYVMAGVGIARGLAHIHASNFAHRDLKLANVLMSKGVVKVCDFGFAKHETDLSGTYTGTRTHMSPEILSGKPYTKKTDMYSLAIVLWELWYGRHAYSEDTYDTFDVGTLLDAIKEGTRPNCRERYAIPSNLVQLIERCWDGNPDVRPTAEEVTTDLQIVFKTRHAT, from the exons ATGCGAGCACAATACACGCCTCTAGACGCAATGGAGGCCCCACACGATGCTGATGTATGTATTAAAACGGAGGATAAAGCAGCCTCTGTTGAACGTGCTGACAATGGAACAAACGATGATGCTGTTGACACAGTTTTTGTTGCAGGTGACAGTGTGGCTTCAGTTACAACCATGGAGCTAGACTATGCAATTCTAGACGACAAAAGGGTCCATTCGAACAATGATTTATATAGTACGACAAGGGACCCAGGGGAAGACGATGATATCCCTGAAGCTCTAATAAATCATGAACACAATGAAACACCTGTAACTGTACACGGCAGTGTAGTTTCTTATACAACCAGCGACCTGAACACAGGTTTAGACGACATGGCGTCTGCAAGTGGTATGAACGCGTCCGCCAATAAACCAGACAGAAACCAATGTCCTTCCGGAGACGGCAATATGAAGCCAGACATTGCTTCCAATTCTCAAAAGGTTTTGTGCAATTCTCACACTGTCTCGATAACGACATTTGATCCCAAAGAAGACACTATCCATACAAGCGGTGGTCAAGATGACGCCCAACAACGTGAAAGTGAACACGACAGCAGTGTAGCCGATTTTGTAGAAAACCTGACTATCGACGGAGCGTTTGACTGGCTCGATGAACGTTACATCGACCATGATCTGGACTCTTTGGATGAAATGAGGCTTCTTATTAAGAGAATGATCATTCAAGAGAGAAATAAAGCACTTACTACACAACATAACGTACAACAATCG cttgattccGAAATGAATGAAATACTCATACGTGATCGCCAAATGAAGGATGATCTAGCTGAGTTGTACACCACTATACTCGACTTTGTGGGACATTTAACGAAAGATCTTCAGACGTCCCTATCGGAATTATATGGAGATTATGTTTCTAAAATGTCCAAATACAAAAAAGACCTATTGGAGGCCGAATGTCCAATTGTTGTTGCAG GAGAAACAAGCGCCGGCAAAAGCAGCTTCCTGAATTTGCTGTTGGGAACTGATGTGCTTCCGTACTCGTTGCTGTGCGCGACGTCAACCATTTGCCGCGTGCACCCTATCGCGACAGACGCCGAACGCTACTACGTGGTACACAAGGCAGACGGCACGGAACATAGGCAGACGATCCGCGAGAATGACGTGGAAGCGCTGGAGAAGTTGAAGCAGGAAGTGACGCACCGAGATGCTGGAACGGAATATAAATGTGTGGATATCTATTGGCAACTGCCGCTGCTCGGGAACAAC TCGCATGTGACAATCGTTGACACACCGGGCGTCGGTGAGTGCAAGCTGCTGTCCGAGAAACTGTTCGAGTACCTCCCTAAGGCGGCAGCCTTCATCTACGTCCTCAACAGCGCCAACTCCGGCGGGGTCCAGGAGGACAGG CTTGTGACGATCTTCAATCGCCTGAAGCTGGAGGAGACTAAGGGCGGCTTGTTCAGTTTCGACCCCAGTTGTACCATGTTTGTGTGCAACAAGTGGGATATCGTGGAGGAGCGGGAGCGGAACCAGCCCGGTTCCGAGGCGCAGGTCTGGCAGGACACGGTGGATAAACTGAAGAAGCACCTACCGGGCTTCTCCTGGGACAGATATATGTACAAAATGAGCACCACTGAG GCCAGCAGATACATCACTTCCGGTATCGGCTACACGGAACGGTATGCGGCGCTGATGGGAGGGCTGCAGAAGCTGATCTTGTCGAGCCTCACGGGCAACGCGAACATACACTACAG ATGGATAGGCAACTTTCTCGAGCAAATACGGAAGTACGTGGCTGCACGCGTTAATCGTGCTCGCGCAACGGAAGTGGAAAAGAAACGCCTGTTCGAAGAAGTGAACACTCGTCTGGCGACGCTGAGAGAAGACGCGGGCCAC GTGAAGAAGAGATTACGAGAGTTTGCTCAGGTCAGATGTCGCAATCTTGCGAGTTCTCTCTTCGCGCATTTACACGACCCCGATGTACAAGCTCGGATTAAACTATGGACAGATTTACAGGCGCCGGTTATCGAAGCGGACGATTTTGACGCGACGAAACTTAAAGGAGAGCGTATGATACAAGCCCGAATAATGGATGAAATCACGAAGTGGGAAGCTGGTAACAAAATAGTGAAGACAGTTCAGGACGAGCTTACACACGAATTTAAGCTTGAATGCAAGTTATTGACGGAAGAGTGTACTGATATTCAGAACCTCATAGAAGGCGATATAATAACTCCAGAGAGAAGATTGTCAG ATTTTGGGAAACAGGTCATTGAAGCGAAAACATCTGTATTTACCACAAGTGAAAAGGTGATTTTGATTGTGGCTGCCCCCCTATGGATCCCCGTGGTTACAGCCGCCTCGTTGTTGTTCCTGCCAGTGGGGGTTGGGATGCTTATAAAACAGACCGTTCAGGCAAAACAGCAACGAACGGAATATATGAAAGATAAAGCGAAGTACATGACAATATGGACAGAACAAGTGATCGAAGATTTCTTTAAAGAGTCGGTCATCGACAAATTTATCTCAGAAACGTACATGTCCTTGTTTGAGAGGAAAATAAAGGACCTTTGCGAAGAAACTATTCCGGCACAGATAAAGGCAGACATTCAACAAGTGGAGCAAATACAGAGAGACCGGCGGTCCTCCAAGACAATTACCCGAGAGTTTAAGCCTATTCAACTCACGTTGCAGGACATAATTGGACAACTCAAACTATACGGATTAAAATTCGTCACGAAAGACTTGATCGATGTAGCGCAGATTCGGCGAATCCGTGAAATTGGCAAGGGCAGCTTTTCCACAGTGTACTCGGCGCTGTATCCGGCCACTGGAAATTGCAGAGAAGTGGCTCTGAAGATCCTAACGCTGCGCTCTGCAGACTTATACTCGCAGCTGACCGAATTGGAGTGCCTAAG GAAACTCAAACAACATGAAAACATCGTAGAGTTCATCGGTGTTTGCTACTCTGATAAAATGCCTGCGATCACTGAAGGGGGCAGTCTGGAAACCATGAGTCAACACAGACTCAtgttcatgtttgaaatatgtgACCAGTCATTAGAAGACTTCATCTTCAAAACGCAACATCTACAATGCGG GCACTACGACTCAAAAGATCGACCGACCGAAGCCCTAGATTTCTACGTGATGGCAGGGGTTGGCATAGCCAGGGGACTGGCTCACATTCACGCCAGCAACTTTGCTCACAGGGATCTTAAACTAGCCAATGTCCTG ATGAGCAAAGGGGTGGTCAAGGTGTGCGACTTCGGCTTTGCCAAACACGAGACGGACTTATCTGGCACATACACAGGTACCCGTACACACATGTCACCGGAAATACTCTCCGGCAAGCCGTATACGAAGAAGACAGACATGTACAGCCTCGCTATAGTTCTCTGGGAACTTTGGTATGGAAG ACACGCGTATTCGGAAGACACTTACGATACTTTTGACGTCGGGACCCTACTAGATGCCATAAAGGAAGGGACCCGCCCAAACTGCAGAGAAAGATACGCCATACCATCTAACCTTGTTCAGTTGATCGAGAGATGTTGGGATGGCAATCCAGACGTACGACCAACCGCAGAGGAAGTGACAACAGATTTACAGATTGTGTTTAAGACCAGACACGCTACATAA
- the LOC127850051 gene encoding dual serine/threonine and tyrosine protein kinase-like isoform X7: MRAQYTPLDAMEAPHDADVCIKTEDKAASVERADNGTNDDAVDTVFVAGDSVASVTTMELDYAILDDKRVHSNNDLYSTTRDPGEDDDIPEALINHEHNETPVTVHGSVVSYTTSDLNTGLDDMASASGMNASANKPDRNQCPSGDGNMKPDIASNSQKVLCNSHTVSITTFDPKEDTIHTSGGQDDAQQRESEHDSSVADFVENLTIDGAFDWLDERYIDHDLDSLDEMRLLIKRMIIQERNKALTTQHNVQQSLDSEMNEILIRDRQMKDDLAELYTTILDFVGHLTKDLQTSLSELYGDYVSKMSKYKKDLLEAECPIVVAGETSAGKSSFLNLLLGTDVLPYSLLCATSTICRVHPIATDAERYYVVHKADGTEHRQTIRENDVEALEKLKQEVTHRDAGTEYKCVDIYWQLPLLGNNSHVTIVDTPGVGECKLLSEKLFEYLPKAAAFIYVLNSANSGGVQEDRLVTIFNRLKLEETKGGLFSFDPSCTMFVCNKWDIVEERERNQPGSEAQVWQDTVDKLKKHLPGFSWDRYMYKMSTTEASRYITSGIGYTERYAALMGGLQKLILSSLTGNANIHYRWIGNFLEQIRKYVAARVNRARATEVEKKRLFEEVNTRLATLREDAGHVKKRLREFAQVRCRNLASSLFAHLHDPDVQARIKLWTDLQAPVIEADDFDATKLKGERMIQARIMDEITKWEAGNKIVKTVQDELTHEFKLECKLLTEECTDIQNLIEGDIITPERRLSDFGKQVIEAKTSVFTTSEKVILIVAAPLWIPVVTAASLLFLPVGVGMLIKQTVQAKQQRTEYMKDKAKYMTIWTEQVIEDFFKESVIDKFISETYMSLFERKIKDLCEETIPAQIKADIQQVEQIQRDRRSSKTITREFKPIQLTLQDIIGQLKLYGLKFVTKDLIDVAQIRRIREIGKGSFSTVYSALYPATGNCREVALKILTLRSADLYSQLTELECLRKLKQHENIVEFIGVCYSDKMPAITEGGSLETMSQHRLMFMFEICDQSLEDFIFKTQHLQCGHYDSKDRPTEALDFYVMAGVGIARGLAHIHASNFAHRDLKLANVLMSKGVVKVCDFGFAKHETDLSGTYTGTRTHMSPEILSGKPYTKKTDMYSLAIVLWEL; the protein is encoded by the exons ATGCGAGCACAATACACGCCTCTAGACGCAATGGAGGCCCCACACGATGCTGATGTATGTATTAAAACGGAGGATAAAGCAGCCTCTGTTGAACGTGCTGACAATGGAACAAACGATGATGCTGTTGACACAGTTTTTGTTGCAGGTGACAGTGTGGCTTCAGTTACAACCATGGAGCTAGACTATGCAATTCTAGACGACAAAAGGGTCCATTCGAACAATGATTTATATAGTACGACAAGGGACCCAGGGGAAGACGATGATATCCCTGAAGCTCTAATAAATCATGAACACAATGAAACACCTGTAACTGTACACGGCAGTGTAGTTTCTTATACAACCAGCGACCTGAACACAGGTTTAGACGACATGGCGTCTGCAAGTGGTATGAACGCGTCCGCCAATAAACCAGACAGAAACCAATGTCCTTCCGGAGACGGCAATATGAAGCCAGACATTGCTTCCAATTCTCAAAAGGTTTTGTGCAATTCTCACACTGTCTCGATAACGACATTTGATCCCAAAGAAGACACTATCCATACAAGCGGTGGTCAAGATGACGCCCAACAACGTGAAAGTGAACACGACAGCAGTGTAGCCGATTTTGTAGAAAACCTGACTATCGACGGAGCGTTTGACTGGCTCGATGAACGTTACATCGACCATGATCTGGACTCTTTGGATGAAATGAGGCTTCTTATTAAGAGAATGATCATTCAAGAGAGAAATAAAGCACTTACTACACAACATAACGTACAACAATCG cttgattccGAAATGAATGAAATACTCATACGTGATCGCCAAATGAAGGATGATCTAGCTGAGTTGTACACCACTATACTCGACTTTGTGGGACATTTAACGAAAGATCTTCAGACGTCCCTATCGGAATTATATGGAGATTATGTTTCTAAAATGTCCAAATACAAAAAAGACCTATTGGAGGCCGAATGTCCAATTGTTGTTGCAG GAGAAACAAGCGCCGGCAAAAGCAGCTTCCTGAATTTGCTGTTGGGAACTGATGTGCTTCCGTACTCGTTGCTGTGCGCGACGTCAACCATTTGCCGCGTGCACCCTATCGCGACAGACGCCGAACGCTACTACGTGGTACACAAGGCAGACGGCACGGAACATAGGCAGACGATCCGCGAGAATGACGTGGAAGCGCTGGAGAAGTTGAAGCAGGAAGTGACGCACCGAGATGCTGGAACGGAATATAAATGTGTGGATATCTATTGGCAACTGCCGCTGCTCGGGAACAAC TCGCATGTGACAATCGTTGACACACCGGGCGTCGGTGAGTGCAAGCTGCTGTCCGAGAAACTGTTCGAGTACCTCCCTAAGGCGGCAGCCTTCATCTACGTCCTCAACAGCGCCAACTCCGGCGGGGTCCAGGAGGACAGG CTTGTGACGATCTTCAATCGCCTGAAGCTGGAGGAGACTAAGGGCGGCTTGTTCAGTTTCGACCCCAGTTGTACCATGTTTGTGTGCAACAAGTGGGATATCGTGGAGGAGCGGGAGCGGAACCAGCCCGGTTCCGAGGCGCAGGTCTGGCAGGACACGGTGGATAAACTGAAGAAGCACCTACCGGGCTTCTCCTGGGACAGATATATGTACAAAATGAGCACCACTGAG GCCAGCAGATACATCACTTCCGGTATCGGCTACACGGAACGGTATGCGGCGCTGATGGGAGGGCTGCAGAAGCTGATCTTGTCGAGCCTCACGGGCAACGCGAACATACACTACAG ATGGATAGGCAACTTTCTCGAGCAAATACGGAAGTACGTGGCTGCACGCGTTAATCGTGCTCGCGCAACGGAAGTGGAAAAGAAACGCCTGTTCGAAGAAGTGAACACTCGTCTGGCGACGCTGAGAGAAGACGCGGGCCAC GTGAAGAAGAGATTACGAGAGTTTGCTCAGGTCAGATGTCGCAATCTTGCGAGTTCTCTCTTCGCGCATTTACACGACCCCGATGTACAAGCTCGGATTAAACTATGGACAGATTTACAGGCGCCGGTTATCGAAGCGGACGATTTTGACGCGACGAAACTTAAAGGAGAGCGTATGATACAAGCCCGAATAATGGATGAAATCACGAAGTGGGAAGCTGGTAACAAAATAGTGAAGACAGTTCAGGACGAGCTTACACACGAATTTAAGCTTGAATGCAAGTTATTGACGGAAGAGTGTACTGATATTCAGAACCTCATAGAAGGCGATATAATAACTCCAGAGAGAAGATTGTCAG ATTTTGGGAAACAGGTCATTGAAGCGAAAACATCTGTATTTACCACAAGTGAAAAGGTGATTTTGATTGTGGCTGCCCCCCTATGGATCCCCGTGGTTACAGCCGCCTCGTTGTTGTTCCTGCCAGTGGGGGTTGGGATGCTTATAAAACAGACCGTTCAGGCAAAACAGCAACGAACGGAATATATGAAAGATAAAGCGAAGTACATGACAATATGGACAGAACAAGTGATCGAAGATTTCTTTAAAGAGTCGGTCATCGACAAATTTATCTCAGAAACGTACATGTCCTTGTTTGAGAGGAAAATAAAGGACCTTTGCGAAGAAACTATTCCGGCACAGATAAAGGCAGACATTCAACAAGTGGAGCAAATACAGAGAGACCGGCGGTCCTCCAAGACAATTACCCGAGAGTTTAAGCCTATTCAACTCACGTTGCAGGACATAATTGGACAACTCAAACTATACGGATTAAAATTCGTCACGAAAGACTTGATCGATGTAGCGCAGATTCGGCGAATCCGTGAAATTGGCAAGGGCAGCTTTTCCACAGTGTACTCGGCGCTGTATCCGGCCACTGGAAATTGCAGAGAAGTGGCTCTGAAGATCCTAACGCTGCGCTCTGCAGACTTATACTCGCAGCTGACCGAATTGGAGTGCCTAAG GAAACTCAAACAACATGAAAACATCGTAGAGTTCATCGGTGTTTGCTACTCTGATAAAATGCCTGCGATCACTGAAGGGGGCAGTCTGGAAACCATGAGTCAACACAGACTCAtgttcatgtttgaaatatgtgACCAGTCATTAGAAGACTTCATCTTCAAAACGCAACATCTACAATGCGG GCACTACGACTCAAAAGATCGACCGACCGAAGCCCTAGATTTCTACGTGATGGCAGGGGTTGGCATAGCCAGGGGACTGGCTCACATTCACGCCAGCAACTTTGCTCACAGGGATCTTAAACTAGCCAATGTCCTG ATGAGCAAAGGGGTGGTCAAGGTGTGCGACTTCGGCTTTGCCAAACACGAGACGGACTTATCTGGCACATACACAGGTACCCGTACACACATGTCACCGGAAATACTCTCCGGCAAGCCGTATACGAAGAAGACAGACATGTACAGCCTCGCTATAGTTCTCTGGGAACTTTG A